In Eretmochelys imbricata isolate rEreImb1 chromosome 14, rEreImb1.hap1, whole genome shotgun sequence, a genomic segment contains:
- the LOC144273995 gene encoding histone H2B type 3-B-like, translating into MAAAQRGKRKVQIKRTQKAQQDKPRTAPKQGKRQPKPQLGNQMRQKPVAKQLKSCQGKKGLGRNGVPARYASKMLQQMTKVRMSAKAKGLMKSFMADLYSQVSTEAEHLRKQKQLPALGSSEVRAALQQVMPREVAKHSATPICNESV; encoded by the coding sequence ATGGCAGCTGCccagagagggaagaggaaggtCCAGATTAAGAGGACACAGAAGGCCCAGCAAGATAAGCCACGGACCGCCCCCAAGCAGGGGAAGcgccagcccaagccccagctggGGAATCAGATGAGGCAGAAGCCAGTGGCAAAGCAGCTGAAGAGCTGCCAGGGGAAGAAGGGCCTGGGGAGGAACGGTGTCCCCGCCCGCTACGCCTCCAAGATGCTGCAGCAGATGACGAAGGTGCGCATGTCGGCCAAGGCCAAGGGGCTGATGAAATCCTTCATGGCTGATCTCTACAGCCAGGTATCCACCGAGGCCGAGCACTTGAGGAAACAGAAACAGCTCCCCGCCTTGGGCTCCTCGGAGGTGCGAGCTGCCCTGCAGCAGGTGATGCCAAGGGAAGTGGCCAAACACTCGGCCACCCCCATCTGCAATGAGTCTGTGTAG